In the genome of Rhodoplanes sp. Z2-YC6860, one region contains:
- the tmk gene encoding dTMP kinase has product MRGRFITFEGGEGTGKSTHASLLAQRIKSFGIGTLLTREPGGSPGAEVMRYVLLSGAVRPLGAEAEAVVFAAARDDHLTTMIRPALERGKWVVCDRFADSTRIYQGVAGKVDPLAIKAMERIIVGDTKPDLTLILDVPAKEGMKRAAERRGSGSTDRFEGEALSFHEKLRDGFLTLAANEPDRCVLIDATSSKEQVAEQIWRVVSKKLDPASAPIAFEDFKV; this is encoded by the coding sequence ATGCGCGGACGCTTCATCACCTTTGAGGGCGGCGAGGGCACCGGCAAGTCGACGCACGCGTCGTTGCTCGCCCAGCGCATCAAGTCATTCGGCATAGGCACGCTCCTGACACGCGAGCCGGGCGGCTCGCCGGGTGCCGAAGTGATGCGTTACGTCTTGCTGTCAGGCGCGGTACGGCCGCTCGGCGCCGAAGCGGAAGCGGTGGTGTTTGCTGCCGCCCGCGACGATCATCTCACCACCATGATCCGACCGGCACTGGAGCGCGGAAAATGGGTGGTGTGCGACCGCTTCGCCGATTCCACGCGCATCTATCAGGGCGTCGCCGGCAAGGTCGATCCGCTGGCGATCAAGGCCATGGAGCGGATCATCGTCGGCGACACCAAGCCCGATCTGACGCTCATTCTCGACGTGCCTGCAAAAGAAGGTATGAAACGCGCGGCGGAGCGCCGCGGCAGCGGCAGCACAGACCGGTTCGAAGGCGAAGCGCTGTCGTTTCACGAGAAGCTCCGTGACGGCTTCCTGACGCTCGCGGCCAATGAGCCGGACCGCTGCGTGCTGATCGACGCCACGTCGTCCAAAGAACAGGTCGCCGAGCAGATCTGGCGCGTGGTGTCGAAAAAGCTCGATCCCGCAAGCGCGCCGATCGCCTTCGAGGATTTCAAGGTTTGA
- a CDS encoding septal ring lytic transglycosylase RlpA family protein, which produces MVARAGAVGCCCLALAQCGGSVSKLDPKYGVSASPRLVQLGEPVPKGGGTYRVGKPYVVGGRTYSPEENSNYRAEGIASWYGEDFHGRQTANGEIYDMQSISAAHPTLPIPSYARVTNLKNQRSIIVRINDRGPYHADRLIDVSSRTAQLLGFSDTGTTQVRVEYVGKASLAGSDDTRLEATLRRGTPAPGPNELKAATVQAFNMRSEQPPISGRVPTPSDRPFELGHDDNGARMAARAQAQNVASVERVPLAPPAAQSRQKLSFVRSANAGEATNFDSRFAPANSMPAAPNRAEPVSAYAGQGGTPRQGAVISGRGLY; this is translated from the coding sequence ATGGTCGCGCGCGCAGGCGCGGTCGGTTGCTGCTGCCTGGCGCTGGCCCAGTGCGGCGGGTCGGTTTCCAAGCTCGATCCCAAGTATGGCGTGTCGGCGAGCCCGAGGCTGGTCCAGCTCGGGGAGCCGGTTCCCAAGGGCGGCGGTACCTACCGGGTGGGCAAGCCCTATGTGGTGGGCGGCCGCACCTACAGCCCCGAAGAGAATTCCAACTACCGGGCCGAGGGCATTGCGTCCTGGTACGGTGAAGACTTCCACGGCCGCCAGACCGCCAATGGCGAAATCTACGACATGCAATCGATTTCGGCCGCGCACCCGACGCTGCCGATCCCGAGCTATGCCCGCGTCACCAATCTGAAGAACCAGCGCTCGATCATCGTGCGCATCAACGATCGCGGACCGTACCACGCCGACCGCCTGATCGACGTGTCGTCGCGCACGGCGCAGCTTCTCGGCTTCTCCGACACTGGCACCACCCAGGTCCGCGTCGAATACGTCGGCAAAGCATCATTGGCTGGTTCCGACGATACGCGGCTCGAGGCCACGCTCCGCCGCGGCACGCCGGCTCCTGGGCCGAATGAGCTTAAGGCCGCTACCGTGCAAGCCTTCAATATGCGCTCCGAGCAGCCGCCGATCAGCGGCCGAGTACCGACGCCGTCCGATCGGCCGTTCGAACTCGGCCACGACGACAACGGGGCGCGCATGGCCGCGCGCGCGCAGGCCCAGAATGTTGCCTCTGTCGAGCGTGTGCCGCTGGCGCCGCCCGCGGCACAATCCCGGCAGAAACTGTCGTTCGTCAGATCGGCCAATGCGGGCGAGGCGACGAATTTTGACTCGCGGTTCGCGCCGGCGAACAGCATGCCGGCTGCGCCCAACCGCGCCGAGCCGGTCTCGGCCTATGCGGGCCAGGGCGGCACGCCCAGGCAGGGCGCGGTGATAAGCGGCCGCGGCCTCTATTAG
- a CDS encoding DNA polymerase III subunit delta', with the protein MSPAADGEIPHPRESMALYGHAEAEATLLSAYRSSRVPHAWLIGGENGIGKATLAYRFARFVLAHPDPKSPAVQKASSLTVPSDHPVARRITGRAHSDLLVLERVINEKTGKLFTETRVEQVRESVSFFGSTAGEGGWRVAIVDPIEDLNRTGINALLKVLEEPPQRALLLLTTDAPGRVLPTIRSRCRALVLRPLPEDDVAKAVAMALGETKISDEVRAAAAASGGSVRRALMLLEGDALELRQQMLTLLARLPEVDPRALHALGDEIAGTDVETLAAFMDTVNAWLGDRLRTEPQQPERLARIADVWASVNAAGRDTEAYNLDRKPFVFSVFGKLADAAKA; encoded by the coding sequence TTGAGCCCCGCGGCCGACGGTGAAATCCCGCATCCGCGCGAGAGCATGGCGCTGTACGGCCACGCCGAGGCCGAAGCTACGCTGCTGTCGGCCTATCGCAGCAGCCGTGTGCCCCACGCCTGGCTGATCGGTGGCGAGAATGGCATCGGCAAGGCGACGCTGGCCTATCGTTTCGCGCGCTTTGTGCTGGCTCATCCCGATCCGAAATCGCCCGCGGTGCAGAAGGCGAGTTCGCTCACGGTGCCGTCCGACCATCCGGTGGCGCGGCGCATCACAGGCCGGGCCCACAGCGATCTCCTGGTACTCGAGCGCGTCATCAACGAGAAGACCGGCAAGCTGTTCACTGAAACCCGCGTCGAGCAGGTGCGCGAAAGCGTGTCGTTCTTTGGCTCGACCGCGGGCGAGGGGGGCTGGCGCGTCGCCATTGTCGACCCGATCGAAGATTTGAACCGGACAGGAATCAATGCGCTGCTCAAGGTGCTGGAGGAGCCGCCGCAGCGGGCGCTTCTCCTGCTCACGACCGATGCACCGGGAAGGGTGTTGCCGACCATCCGTTCGCGCTGTCGCGCCCTGGTCCTGCGGCCGTTGCCGGAGGACGACGTCGCGAAAGCAGTTGCGATGGCGCTCGGCGAAACCAAGATCAGTGACGAAGTCCGCGCCGCGGCGGCGGCATCGGGCGGCTCGGTCCGTCGCGCATTGATGCTGCTGGAAGGCGACGCGCTGGAACTGCGCCAGCAGATGCTGACCCTGCTTGCACGGCTGCCCGAAGTTGACCCGCGCGCCTTGCACGCATTGGGCGATGAGATCGCTGGCACCGATGTCGAGACGCTCGCGGCGTTCATGGATACCGTCAATGCGTGGCTCGGCGACCGACTTCGCACCGAGCCGCAGCAGCCGGAGCGACTCGCCCGCATCGCCGATGTGTGGGCCAGCGTCAATGCGGCCGGCCGCGACACCGAGGCCTACAATCTCGACCGCAAGCCATTCGTGTTTTCGGTGTTCGGAAAGCTCGCCGATGCGGCGAAGGCTTAA
- a CDS encoding D-alanyl-D-alanine carboxypeptidase family protein, with protein sequence MRRHGLAMALAGLMAASIAPAAAAPPQTSAPHAILVEAETGSVLYEKQADDLVAPASLAKLMTVSVVFDQIELGNIKLDDTYLISENAWRKGGAMSHGSTMYAVLNSKVRVEDLLKGILIQSANDGCIALAEGVAGNEASFVRMMNDRARELGLTKSTFTNVDGLPDPKMRVTPRELAMIARHIVNTYPEFYKWFGEREFTWNKIRQQNRNPILGTVEGADGLKTGFTNEAGYNLVGSATRNGLRLILVITGLKNAKDRGDEAKKLIDYGFREFEARPLFAENQTIAEAKVYGGAQGKVPVTAGAQIKLMVPRNVSERISAKMVYSGPVRAPIREGQEIGKLQVMRGEAKVLEVPVQATEAVEVGSVTQRAFDAAAELVVNVFRSAAKRL encoded by the coding sequence ATGCGGCGACATGGTTTGGCAATGGCCTTGGCAGGGCTGATGGCGGCGTCGATTGCGCCCGCGGCCGCAGCGCCGCCGCAGACCAGTGCCCCTCACGCTATCCTGGTCGAGGCCGAAACCGGTTCGGTGCTCTACGAGAAGCAGGCCGATGACCTGGTTGCGCCGGCAAGTCTTGCCAAGCTGATGACCGTGAGCGTGGTGTTCGATCAGATCGAACTGGGCAACATCAAGCTCGACGACACTTACCTCATCAGCGAGAACGCCTGGCGTAAGGGCGGAGCGATGTCGCACGGCTCCACCATGTATGCGGTGCTGAACAGCAAGGTCCGGGTCGAAGATCTGCTGAAGGGCATCCTGATCCAGTCCGCGAACGACGGCTGTATCGCGCTCGCCGAAGGCGTTGCCGGCAACGAAGCCTCGTTTGTCCGGATGATGAACGACCGCGCCCGAGAGCTCGGTCTGACCAAGTCAACCTTCACCAATGTCGACGGTCTGCCCGATCCCAAAATGCGCGTGACGCCGCGCGAGCTTGCGATGATCGCGCGTCACATCGTCAACACCTATCCGGAATTTTACAAATGGTTCGGTGAGCGTGAGTTCACCTGGAACAAGATCCGCCAGCAGAACCGCAATCCGATTCTCGGCACCGTCGAAGGTGCCGATGGCCTGAAGACCGGCTTCACCAATGAGGCGGGTTACAATCTTGTCGGTTCGGCGACCCGGAACGGGCTCCGCCTGATCCTGGTCATCACCGGGCTGAAGAACGCCAAGGACCGCGGCGACGAGGCCAAGAAGCTGATTGATTACGGTTTTCGAGAGTTCGAAGCCCGGCCCCTGTTCGCGGAGAACCAGACCATCGCCGAGGCCAAGGTCTATGGTGGCGCGCAGGGCAAGGTTCCGGTCACGGCCGGCGCGCAGATCAAGCTCATGGTGCCGCGCAATGTCAGCGAGCGCATCAGCGCCAAGATGGTCTATTCCGGTCCGGTCCGCGCGCCGATCCGCGAAGGCCAGGAGATCGGCAAGCTGCAGGTCATGCGTGGCGAAGCCAAGGTCCTCGAGGTTCCGGTGCAGGCCACCGAAGCCGTAGAGGTCGGCTCGGTGACGCAGCGCGCCTTCGATGCCGCAGCGGAACTTGTGGTCAACGTGTTTCGCTCCGCGGCCAAAAGGCTATAA